One window of the Leptospira koniambonensis genome contains the following:
- a CDS encoding PAS domain S-box protein: MESSVSQLSILRQFFERIGDGVLVFSSSGNLIEANPAALQILGYSAKELKEIDFNLISDIRNGIFESLKKEEKTNWYLGYFLLKSKEIRTFYCQGFKIQGETDPETTTWIHIRSPKQQSELSKEDITHPEIGWRALEKFFDMNPLPMAITEIETGKYLKVNRQFCIQVKYSEDEIVGKSALELGFWSSAETRADIVEAIKKEGFVRDIELRFTNKLGEEFWGLFSAHPIEYSGSLKLLTITVPITDRVKEEVEKQKLLDDLKENQEILNQIIRLNPTAITLSKADGTYLDANDVFLSLIGKTNEEIIGKSPTDLGVYYDLSDREIIRGLLIQKGAVDNLEVKMGTADGKIRSILFSARVIEAGGEKKILAVGHDITHIKEAQSDLENLATELEKSKELFQRLFQLIPSAVVLTDLVSRKIIDVNERFLEVIKLKRSEVIGKLTTDIKVWDYDPDRRAEIYSQLDEKGEVSNIETVFRAADGTGIPVLYSGRIVKLNGRPHVISLATDIRERLEAEEQTRKLNAEVRHNKELFEKIFQMNPAAVSLSDLETGTYREINQEYCDLIGYSREEIIGKTSFELGIWKGPLDRAKIRKELEELGWSKNIEATINRSDNTERHVISGNRVFKIGDKMMLLALLIDVTDKRKVEQERDQYLHQLEESKDLFEKVFDLNPDTICISDLETGKYISVNSMFYDLFGYTKEEAIGKNSVDLGIWPDPNLKRKLINQMKEEGILRDLDIPFIRKDGTTVDSIFSGRIVNLVGRPAIVAITKDNTAGKAAAREKEEENLKLSEQARVLLNMATDLDFASGNISAGLNNIVKMCSETLGCDRASIWLFSDKEKTVWSLVSGWDQKLLSYIDSDTMDLKVYPKYFASMKTERLVDAYDVVNDPRTSEFAESYSIPLGIQSLLNAPIFLRGGIYGAICLEHRGALRRWKGYEQQFVVTAAEQVTQLLLNSERREAKEELEHAVLIRTSELASALDNLKKTQDQLILSEKMAALGQLVAGIAHEINNPLGAISALSGELRAYLDSSPERLKKLGPVFAEAEPYYIKRLSEFIRAGISNKEIQVSREERRNVLKKLKNTLSELGFENPYDLADRLMDVGLYHSTQEFPEIFEAKTNLALLDFAIEEIQTYKNAASIRLAVDRTSKIVYALKSFAHIDSGEGKIETDLAENIETVLTIYHNQIKNGVEVELDFQARPIIHAYPDDLIQVWTNLIYNSLQAMQFKGKIKISIVDSDSDVSVLISDNGPGIPADIKSKIFDPFYTTKAPGEGSGLGLDISRRIVLKHGGRIEFNSKPGKTVFKVLLPKI; the protein is encoded by the coding sequence TTGGAATCTTCCGTTTCACAGCTCAGTATCCTCAGGCAGTTTTTCGAAAGGATCGGGGACGGAGTTCTTGTATTCTCTTCTTCTGGAAATCTGATCGAAGCGAATCCTGCTGCGTTACAGATCTTGGGCTATTCTGCCAAAGAGTTAAAAGAGATAGATTTTAATCTGATCTCTGATATTCGAAACGGAATTTTCGAAAGTCTCAAAAAAGAAGAAAAGACTAATTGGTACTTAGGTTATTTTTTACTCAAGAGTAAAGAGATCAGGACATTCTATTGCCAAGGATTTAAGATCCAAGGTGAAACAGATCCAGAAACAACTACTTGGATCCATATTCGTTCTCCCAAACAACAAAGTGAACTTTCTAAAGAAGATATAACTCATCCAGAAATTGGATGGAGAGCTCTCGAAAAATTTTTCGACATGAACCCATTGCCTATGGCGATCACAGAGATTGAAACAGGCAAATACCTAAAAGTAAACAGACAGTTTTGTATTCAGGTAAAATATTCCGAAGATGAGATTGTTGGTAAGAGCGCATTAGAGTTAGGCTTCTGGAGTTCTGCCGAGACCAGAGCAGATATAGTAGAAGCCATTAAAAAAGAAGGTTTTGTCAGAGATATAGAATTACGTTTTACTAATAAATTGGGAGAAGAATTTTGGGGACTCTTCTCCGCTCACCCTATTGAATATTCAGGTTCTTTAAAACTTCTTACTATCACAGTTCCAATAACTGACAGGGTAAAAGAAGAAGTAGAAAAACAAAAACTTTTAGATGACCTAAAAGAGAACCAAGAAATTTTAAATCAGATCATTCGACTAAATCCAACTGCCATCACTTTATCAAAGGCGGACGGAACGTATTTAGATGCAAATGATGTATTCTTAAGTTTGATAGGCAAAACGAACGAAGAGATTATAGGTAAGTCTCCAACGGACCTTGGAGTTTATTACGATCTAAGTGATAGAGAGATCATTCGAGGACTTCTAATCCAAAAAGGCGCTGTAGATAATCTTGAAGTGAAGATGGGAACTGCAGACGGGAAGATCCGGTCCATTCTATTTTCGGCTAGAGTAATAGAAGCAGGTGGTGAAAAAAAGATCTTAGCGGTTGGTCACGATATCACTCATATTAAAGAGGCACAATCGGATCTAGAAAATCTTGCTACTGAACTCGAAAAGAGTAAGGAACTTTTTCAAAGATTATTTCAGCTAATCCCTTCTGCAGTAGTTCTTACAGATTTGGTTTCCAGAAAGATTATAGATGTAAATGAAAGATTTTTAGAAGTTATAAAACTCAAAAGATCAGAAGTGATCGGAAAACTTACCACAGACATAAAGGTCTGGGATTATGATCCGGATCGAAGAGCTGAAATTTATAGCCAGTTAGATGAGAAAGGTGAGGTCAGTAATATCGAAACGGTTTTTCGAGCGGCCGATGGAACTGGGATCCCGGTTCTATACTCGGGTAGGATCGTAAAATTAAACGGAAGACCTCATGTTATTTCTCTTGCAACAGATATCAGAGAACGTTTAGAAGCGGAAGAACAAACCAGAAAATTGAACGCAGAGGTCCGGCATAATAAGGAACTTTTCGAAAAAATTTTCCAGATGAATCCAGCTGCAGTTTCTCTTTCCGATCTGGAAACTGGGACCTATAGAGAGATCAACCAAGAATACTGTGACCTGATTGGATACTCTAGAGAAGAGATCATAGGAAAAACATCCTTCGAGTTAGGGATTTGGAAAGGTCCTTTGGATAGAGCTAAGATCCGCAAAGAATTAGAAGAACTTGGTTGGTCTAAAAATATAGAAGCAACTATCAATCGATCTGATAATACCGAAAGACATGTGATTTCGGGAAATAGAGTGTTTAAGATCGGAGATAAGATGATGCTTTTGGCTCTTCTGATCGATGTAACTGACAAAAGAAAGGTAGAGCAAGAAAGAGATCAGTATCTTCACCAACTAGAAGAAAGCAAAGATCTTTTTGAAAAGGTATTCGATCTAAATCCAGATACTATCTGCATTTCCGATTTGGAAACAGGCAAGTATATCAGTGTAAATTCAATGTTTTATGATCTATTCGGATACACAAAAGAAGAAGCGATCGGAAAGAACTCTGTAGATCTCGGGATTTGGCCTGATCCTAATCTCAAACGTAAATTGATCAATCAAATGAAAGAAGAGGGTATATTAAGAGATCTTGATATACCTTTTATTCGAAAAGATGGAACTACTGTTGATTCTATTTTTTCAGGTCGTATTGTAAATTTAGTCGGAAGACCTGCAATTGTTGCCATTACAAAGGATAATACTGCAGGAAAAGCGGCAGCGAGAGAAAAAGAGGAAGAGAATTTAAAACTCTCCGAACAGGCTAGAGTCCTTTTGAATATGGCGACTGATCTTGATTTTGCTTCGGGCAATATTTCTGCCGGTTTGAATAATATAGTCAAAATGTGCTCGGAAACTTTGGGATGTGATCGTGCTTCTATATGGCTTTTTTCTGATAAGGAAAAAACAGTCTGGTCTTTGGTCTCGGGTTGGGATCAAAAACTTCTATCTTATATAGATTCAGATACGATGGATCTGAAAGTGTATCCTAAATATTTTGCATCAATGAAAACCGAAAGATTAGTAGATGCATATGACGTGGTGAATGATCCAAGAACTTCTGAGTTTGCTGAGTCTTATAGTATTCCTCTTGGGATCCAATCCTTATTGAATGCTCCAATCTTTTTAAGAGGTGGGATTTACGGAGCAATCTGTTTAGAACATAGAGGTGCTCTTCGCAGATGGAAAGGATATGAACAACAATTCGTAGTTACGGCCGCTGAACAAGTCACTCAGTTATTATTAAATTCCGAAAGAAGAGAAGCAAAAGAAGAATTGGAACATGCAGTTCTAATCCGTACATCTGAGTTAGCATCCGCTTTGGATAATTTGAAAAAAACTCAGGATCAACTTATCCTTTCCGAAAAGATGGCAGCACTCGGACAGTTGGTTGCAGGTATTGCTCACGAGATCAATAACCCGTTAGGAGCGATCTCTGCTTTGAGTGGTGAATTGAGAGCTTATTTGGATTCTTCTCCAGAACGTTTGAAAAAGTTAGGTCCAGTTTTTGCCGAAGCAGAACCATATTATATCAAACGATTATCAGAGTTTATTCGCGCAGGAATTTCGAATAAGGAAATTCAGGTTTCAAGAGAAGAGAGAAGGAATGTACTCAAAAAATTAAAAAATACTCTAAGTGAACTTGGATTCGAAAATCCATATGATCTTGCTGACAGATTGATGGATGTAGGTCTTTATCATTCTACTCAAGAATTCCCTGAAATTTTCGAAGCTAAGACAAATCTTGCACTTTTGGATTTTGCGATCGAAGAGATCCAAACATATAAGAATGCCGCATCCATTCGTTTAGCGGTGGATAGAACTTCTAAAATTGTTTATGCTCTTAAAAGTTTTGCTCATATCGATTCTGGAGAAGGTAAGATCGAAACAGATCTTGCTGAGAATATAGAAACAGTTCTCACAATCTATCATAACCAGATCAAGAATGGAGTAGAAGTAGAGCTGGACTTCCAAGCAAGACCCATCATTCACGCGTATCCGGATGATTTGATACAGGTTTGGACAAATCTAATATACAATTCTTTGCAAGCCATGCAGTTCAAAGGAAAGATCAAAATTTCCATTGTAGATTCTGACTCTGATGTTTCCGTTTTGATTTCGGATAACGGTCCTGGGATCCCTGCAGATATTAAATCTAAAATTTTCGATCCTTTTTATACCACTAAAGCTCCAGGAGAAGGAAGTGGTCTGGGTTTAGATATTTCCAGAAGGATCGTTTTAAAACATGGAGGAAGAATAGAATTCAACTCCAAACCTGGAAAGACAGTATTTAAAGTACTTCTTCCTAAAATTTAG
- a CDS encoding SIMPL domain-containing protein — protein sequence MKKILFGCILLFASLGSVFAEQERVLIVSGFSKVAIPAELIEIRIGVETESKTAEEAHEKTSAKTDSLVKYLKKQSLLSLQTEAIRLQTIYEYPKSGARQIKGYVASNTVLIRAKVESAGKLIDESIQNGANQIIGIRLQSTDANLEKASQEALQLAAKDARKKADIILSALGLKFKDFVEIRADFQEISEPLPVMDGFQTMSAKSATPIEAGNLFREAKILLKVSY from the coding sequence ATGAAAAAGATATTATTCGGGTGCATATTATTATTCGCGAGTTTAGGTTCCGTATTTGCAGAACAGGAAAGAGTTCTGATCGTTAGCGGATTCTCTAAAGTAGCAATCCCTGCAGAACTTATAGAGATACGTATCGGAGTAGAAACAGAATCCAAAACAGCAGAAGAAGCTCATGAAAAAACTTCAGCCAAAACTGATTCTCTTGTAAAATATCTCAAAAAGCAGTCCTTGCTTTCGTTACAAACAGAAGCAATCCGTCTTCAAACTATATACGAATATCCTAAATCTGGAGCGAGACAGATCAAAGGTTATGTAGCGTCCAATACAGTTTTAATAAGAGCTAAAGTAGAATCTGCAGGAAAACTTATAGATGAATCCATTCAAAATGGAGCGAATCAAATTATTGGGATTCGATTGCAGTCAACGGATGCAAATTTAGAGAAGGCTTCTCAAGAAGCATTGCAGTTAGCAGCGAAGGATGCTCGCAAAAAAGCTGATATAATTCTCTCAGCACTTGGTTTGAAATTTAAGGATTTTGTAGAAATAAGAGCCGACTTCCAAGAAATTTCCGAACCTCTTCCTGTCATGGATGGTTTTCAAACTATGAGCGCAAAATCTGCGACTCCAATTGAAGCTGGAAATTTATTTCGCGAAGCGAAGATCTTATTGAAGGTTTCTTATTAA
- a CDS encoding M48 family metallopeptidase — MLRNRLLFFVILLVSGAAISFLAIKSKANVEMPATLSPAFQLLGKPIKTLDRSLTKLMPISDLDEKKLGDSVALRYESYADEKDPDLIYLRSLVSNLTVGKNKRFEYRIFVMDSSIPNAYAMPGGILFVTKGLLSMVSSEAELVAVIGHEIGHVELSHCMDMVRGELLAKKIGASTLGELADMTAALLLKPAFGKNQEDEADSYGYDLLLREYYDPFAMGRTFLKLQEASGGKENAASPIQEYFMTHPYLSHRSEKFTEKAKREEEGQYYVGKKNLKKRVSRYADELDKEFVKY; from the coding sequence ATGCTCCGTAATCGATTATTATTCTTTGTTATACTTTTAGTTTCCGGAGCAGCCATTTCGTTTTTGGCGATAAAGAGTAAGGCAAATGTAGAAATGCCTGCCACCCTTTCTCCTGCATTCCAATTGCTTGGAAAACCGATCAAAACCTTGGATCGTTCTCTTACTAAGCTCATGCCTATCAGCGATTTGGATGAAAAGAAGTTAGGAGATTCAGTTGCATTACGTTACGAATCCTATGCAGATGAAAAAGATCCGGATCTGATCTATCTAAGAAGTTTGGTATCCAATCTTACAGTTGGAAAAAATAAAAGATTCGAATATAGAATTTTCGTAATGGATTCTTCCATTCCAAATGCTTATGCAATGCCTGGAGGAATCTTATTCGTGACCAAAGGACTTCTTTCTATGGTAAGTTCAGAGGCAGAATTGGTCGCTGTGATCGGACATGAAATTGGCCACGTTGAACTTTCTCACTGCATGGACATGGTCAGGGGAGAATTATTAGCGAAGAAGATCGGCGCCTCCACACTCGGAGAGCTCGCTGATATGACTGCTGCCTTACTTTTAAAACCTGCTTTCGGCAAAAACCAAGAAGATGAAGCAGACTCTTATGGTTATGATCTATTGCTCAGAGAATATTACGACCCATTCGCAATGGGAAGAACATTCCTCAAACTTCAGGAAGCCAGCGGTGGAAAAGAAAATGCAGCTTCTCCTATCCAAGAATATTTTATGACACATCCTTATCTTTCTCATCGTTCCGAAAAATTTACGGAAAAGGCAAAACGAGAAGAAGAAGGCCAATATTATGTAGGAAAGAAAAACTTAAAAAAACGGGTCAGCCGTTACGCAGACGAACTTGATAAAGAATTCGTAAAGTACTGA
- the csrA gene encoding carbon storage regulator CsrA produces the protein MLVLARRTNESIIIGDDIEIVIVDIKGDQVKIGVKAPKEVSVHRAEVYREIQAENKKAAGAKIKPEELGKIGSMLKKTDSGKKEKP, from the coding sequence GTGCTCGTACTAGCTAGGCGTACTAATGAATCCATTATTATAGGTGACGATATTGAGATCGTTATCGTGGATATCAAAGGGGATCAAGTAAAGATCGGAGTTAAAGCTCCTAAAGAAGTTTCTGTTCACAGAGCGGAAGTATATCGTGAAATCCAGGCTGAGAATAAGAAAGCCGCCGGTGCGAAAATTAAGCCGGAGGAATTGGGAAAAATTGGCAGCATGCTTAAAAAAACCGATTCGGGCAAAAAAGAAAAACCTTAA
- a CDS encoding DUF2339 domain-containing protein — protein MEFLIGLLAFFAGAFYLIIPFVLLSKINGLLERIQDLENRLKDKGPSTLPETQVEKKKQPIKEEKPILVKETIPEAKKEVSTSKQVTKDPKPSAVVTPTIIKQEPQPIAKKSEAWEKFEKQIANNWTGILGTIILVMGVGFLGIYAALNMSPFFRFLMVLGIGIGLFVISLLLVKREFWKQIGYWIRSGSGAVILFSCIAAVSVPGMKWIESEYYALILIIAGISINLGLAWQTSQQKFASLHIVLSLISLAILPLSTLIFFLAVGVSAFSVVLSYRTKWEFHLIQTAISFLILNFLYKGHFSEQLHVLNSPLSRTWGILGTLVVGIPSILAHYRKVYSSPNLQRLPFITHLIIWAGIGLGLSVYSTGSKWNPPVLIFVSIGLFFWARTAREKLNIRWLYLTDTLVSLALASIGIILLTRWEVDLFLINVYVSLLFSIFFVVSAEEKENLLKNIGAVLLHISWVWYILLLIIKYSGGVNLGTWPIVITTIVMIILTFLIQFYDEIRNKEVSTASDDVYGIGGEDRISPAGVFSGLLASAICFQLFDWKHSELYLPAFGVILLAIRQNRNWNGLGVGIFFFVAALHFEVIYRIYSLERCEVLLRDFPTILFCFLMIPLSKVKMGPGKIRYFSSPGAILLSLHIVFLAYWTTQSVSPFLPGILWLLLSLVYLETKNFFSEREKVWENTWKSSINSAGPVWQFFALIFVGLFLGAHVLVHLQSELYVGIFKIRFLIQALAIGVFLYWANSPNPKKETPNYWNSLLPLFWELTAIFITAIIALEIPNTWLPVAWIVWAFFLNQVSLKTSWEISRFRFYSLCFYWYSCIHVAFISSSALTPSEYWANQEWLGGLIGIVLQISYLVRIQLLPPFQGIEAEGYPGKIRNLSEKLDQRSDYIIFYPLFAAGAFFLFWSFDSSLLTLLWMVEVFIVFLMGLILKKEHFRYVSLVAMIVCLLRLIFWDLSQSSTITRALVFLGVGGILILMNTLYGKFGNKEKTDAP, from the coding sequence ATGGAATTTTTAATCGGTTTATTAGCATTCTTTGCCGGCGCATTCTACCTTATCATTCCCTTCGTTTTATTGTCCAAGATCAACGGACTTCTAGAAAGGATCCAAGATCTGGAAAATCGATTAAAGGATAAGGGACCTTCTACCCTTCCTGAAACTCAGGTAGAAAAGAAAAAACAACCTATCAAAGAAGAAAAGCCAATCTTGGTAAAAGAAACAATTCCTGAAGCCAAAAAAGAAGTCTCCACTTCTAAGCAGGTTACAAAAGATCCAAAACCTTCAGCTGTTGTAACTCCAACCATTATAAAACAAGAGCCTCAACCTATTGCTAAAAAATCAGAGGCTTGGGAAAAATTCGAGAAGCAGATTGCTAACAATTGGACCGGGATCTTAGGAACAATCATACTCGTGATGGGTGTTGGATTCTTAGGAATTTATGCGGCCCTAAACATGTCTCCTTTTTTCAGGTTCCTAATGGTATTAGGGATCGGTATTGGTTTATTCGTAATTTCCCTGCTTCTAGTTAAAAGAGAATTCTGGAAACAGATCGGTTATTGGATCAGAAGTGGTTCAGGTGCGGTTATCTTGTTTTCTTGTATCGCCGCTGTTTCTGTTCCAGGAATGAAATGGATTGAGTCTGAATATTACGCGCTTATCTTAATCATTGCTGGAATTTCAATAAACTTGGGACTTGCTTGGCAGACTTCGCAGCAAAAGTTCGCGAGTCTTCATATTGTATTAAGTTTGATCTCTCTAGCAATTCTTCCACTAAGCACTTTGATCTTTTTCTTAGCGGTTGGAGTTTCTGCTTTCAGCGTAGTTTTATCTTATAGAACTAAATGGGAATTTCATTTAATACAAACTGCGATCTCCTTTTTAATTTTAAATTTTCTTTATAAAGGACATTTCTCCGAACAATTACATGTATTAAATTCTCCTCTTTCTAGGACCTGGGGAATTTTAGGAACTCTTGTTGTTGGAATTCCATCCATCTTAGCTCATTATAGAAAAGTATATTCTTCCCCAAATCTACAACGACTTCCTTTTATAACCCACTTGATCATTTGGGCAGGAATTGGATTAGGTTTATCAGTTTATTCAACAGGATCTAAATGGAATCCTCCTGTATTGATCTTTGTTTCTATCGGATTATTTTTCTGGGCAAGAACTGCTCGAGAAAAATTAAACATCCGCTGGCTTTATCTCACTGATACTTTAGTTTCTCTGGCTCTTGCTTCTATCGGAATTATTTTACTCACTCGATGGGAAGTAGATCTATTCCTGATCAATGTTTATGTTTCACTTCTATTCTCCATCTTCTTTGTCGTAAGTGCAGAAGAAAAAGAAAATCTACTTAAGAATATAGGAGCAGTTCTTCTGCATATTTCTTGGGTTTGGTATATTCTTCTTCTGATCATAAAATACTCAGGTGGCGTCAATCTTGGAACTTGGCCAATCGTTATCACTACGATTGTGATGATCATTCTTACATTCTTGATCCAATTCTACGATGAGATACGAAACAAGGAAGTTTCCACTGCAAGTGACGATGTGTATGGGATCGGAGGAGAGGATAGAATTTCTCCTGCAGGGGTTTTTTCAGGATTATTAGCATCTGCTATTTGTTTCCAATTATTCGATTGGAAACATTCAGAACTCTATCTTCCAGCGTTCGGAGTCATTTTGTTGGCTATCCGACAAAACAGAAATTGGAATGGTTTAGGAGTTGGGATTTTCTTCTTTGTTGCTGCATTACACTTTGAAGTGATCTATAGAATTTATTCTTTAGAAAGATGTGAAGTTCTACTAAGAGATTTTCCTACAATTCTATTCTGTTTCCTAATGATCCCACTTTCTAAAGTGAAGATGGGTCCAGGCAAGATCAGATATTTTTCTTCTCCTGGAGCGATCCTTCTTTCTTTACATATCGTATTCTTAGCGTATTGGACTACCCAAAGTGTTTCGCCATTCTTACCTGGAATACTTTGGCTTCTTCTTTCCTTGGTATATCTAGAAACCAAAAACTTTTTCTCAGAAAGAGAGAAAGTATGGGAGAATACTTGGAAGTCTTCTATCAATTCTGCGGGACCCGTCTGGCAATTTTTTGCGTTGATATTCGTAGGATTATTCTTGGGCGCTCATGTTCTGGTTCATTTGCAATCAGAACTATATGTAGGAATTTTCAAGATCAGATTTTTGATCCAAGCATTAGCAATCGGAGTATTTTTATATTGGGCAAACAGTCCGAATCCTAAAAAAGAAACTCCTAATTATTGGAACTCTCTTCTTCCATTATTTTGGGAATTAACTGCAATATTCATTACGGCAATCATTGCATTAGAAATTCCGAATACTTGGCTGCCTGTTGCCTGGATTGTTTGGGCATTCTTCCTGAATCAGGTCAGTTTAAAAACCTCCTGGGAAATTTCTAGATTCAGATTTTATTCTCTCTGCTTCTATTGGTATTCTTGTATCCATGTTGCATTTATTTCCAGTTCAGCATTAACTCCTTCTGAATATTGGGCGAACCAAGAATGGCTGGGCGGACTAATCGGGATCGTATTACAAATTTCTTATTTAGTGAGGATTCAGCTTCTTCCTCCATTCCAAGGAATAGAAGCGGAAGGTTATCCTGGTAAGATCAGAAATCTCTCCGAAAAGCTGGACCAAAGATCCGACTATATCATATTCTATCCTTTGTTTGCAGCAGGAGCATTCTTCTTATTCTGGAGCTTTGATTCTTCTTTATTAACTCTATTATGGATGGTAGAAGTGTTCATCGTCTTCTTAATGGGGCTCATTCTTAAAAAAGAACATTTCCGTTATGTATCCTTAGTAGCGATGATCGTATGTTTATTAAGACTTATCTTCTGGGATCTTTCTCAATCTTCTACAATCACTCGCGCTTTAGTATTCTTGGGAGTGGGAGGAATACTCATCTTAATGAACACTCTTTACGGCAAATTTGGAAATAAGGAGAAAACAGATGCTCCGTAA
- the fliW gene encoding flagellar assembly protein FliW: protein MIEIQSKPFGKIKVSERQLIKFPEGLLGFGGYKSFALIEEDEESVFKWLQSIDEVDLAFVVIPPSLFKKEYKPILSQEELSQIGLQDVSEALTLVIVTIPNDDPASMTANLQGPILINKTDLTGRQFVSRNEIHSVRERILESATVEMS, encoded by the coding sequence ATGATTGAGATCCAAAGCAAACCTTTCGGAAAAATAAAAGTTTCGGAGCGACAACTTATCAAATTTCCGGAAGGACTTCTAGGTTTCGGGGGATACAAAAGTTTTGCCCTAATCGAAGAAGACGAAGAGTCAGTATTTAAATGGCTGCAGTCCATCGACGAAGTGGACCTTGCTTTTGTTGTAATTCCACCTTCTCTATTCAAAAAAGAATATAAACCTATTTTGAGCCAAGAAGAACTTTCTCAAATCGGGTTGCAGGATGTTTCGGAAGCTTTGACCTTAGTCATTGTGACGATTCCGAACGACGATCCGGCTTCTATGACCGCAAATCTACAAGGCCCTATTTTGATTAATAAGACGGATCTAACCGGTCGCCAATTCGTATCACGTAACGAGATCCATTCTGTTCGTGAAAGAATTTTGGAAAGCGCCACTGTGGAGATGTCCTAA
- a CDS encoding SHOCT domain-containing protein, translating to MRKLSRRNWEKLAACLKKPIRAKKKNLKLLSFFLTLLFTISCLSSQRKGMASSSDSIVLYYLKKSSDTPLFLQAETWLPIASGVLTGAGPDQLDKTEFISRWEKLFKFTGVSETGVFNSEPIRLFTEEESSRLGELLYRAETEIPDGLPQAYQVIIKREDPIRPGLRIRRTIFYIRNSPEGIVLEFSEIGQVLDFQTTYSFRDWTLVPISKPEPSSRNSIYLPEIRPEGLEFLLTTTDGEEVKNRILVKNGFWTANPSKKNVGTPTKKIPKTIEDRLRTLQELLDKGLISKQEYEKKKAEILKEL from the coding sequence GTGCGAAAATTAAGCCGGAGGAATTGGGAAAAATTGGCAGCATGCTTAAAAAAACCGATTCGGGCAAAAAAGAAAAACCTTAAACTTCTAAGTTTCTTTCTTACCCTTTTATTTACGATCTCCTGTTTGTCTTCCCAGAGAAAGGGAATGGCTTCCTCTTCGGATTCAATCGTATTATATTATCTTAAAAAGAGTTCAGATACTCCGCTCTTCTTACAAGCGGAGACTTGGTTGCCTATCGCTTCTGGAGTTTTGACTGGTGCTGGGCCGGACCAATTGGATAAGACTGAGTTCATTTCCAGATGGGAAAAACTTTTTAAATTCACTGGGGTTTCAGAAACAGGCGTTTTCAACTCGGAGCCAATCAGATTATTTACGGAAGAAGAATCGTCTCGCCTGGGAGAATTATTATACAGAGCGGAGACTGAAATCCCCGATGGACTTCCGCAGGCTTACCAAGTAATTATTAAAAGAGAAGATCCGATCCGCCCAGGACTCAGGATCAGAAGAACTATTTTTTATATCAGAAATAGCCCGGAAGGAATCGTATTAGAATTTTCTGAGATAGGACAGGTCCTTGATTTTCAGACTACTTATTCTTTTAGGGATTGGACTTTGGTCCCAATTTCAAAGCCGGAACCTTCTTCCCGAAATTCTATTTATCTTCCTGAGATCCGACCTGAAGGTTTAGAATTCCTTCTTACAACAACTGACGGGGAAGAAGTGAAAAATCGTATCCTTGTAAAAAACGGTTTTTGGACTGCAAATCCTTCTAAGAAAAATGTTGGAACTCCTACCAAAAAAATCCCTAAGACGATAGAAGATCGATTGAGGACCTTGCAGGAACTTTTGGATAAGGGATTGATCTCTAAACAGGAATACGAAAAGAAGAAGGCAGAAATTCTAAAAGAGTTATAG